A stretch of Methanosphaerula palustris E1-9c DNA encodes these proteins:
- the mgtA gene encoding magnesium-translocating P-type ATPase, whose product MGTDSKNGIQSGANFHTLPIEDLYSALTSSAEGLTTGEAETQRLQYGRNDISGKKKHSALLQFLEQFTNPLVLILLFAALISITVGEVTNAVIIISIILISVVLDFFQRYKAENAAALLIKKIITQASVQRDGEEQEIPIGDLVPGDLISLTAGDMIPADARLLTARDFFVNESSLTGEPYPVSKSETLQDPGKPLAQADNYVFLGTSVISGTARAIITKTGLSTEYGKIAKTLVERPPETDFEHGLKQFSYLMSKFVFSLVILVFFVNALFKQDILQSLLFSVALAVGMTPELLPMILSLNMTKGAIAMSTKGAIVKHPESIQNFGSMDVLCTDKTGTLTDNKIALMKHLDTGGNDSEKVLLFSYINSYFHTGLKNTLDEAIIAFQPEDLGTYRKIDEIPFDFIRRRTSVVVSGASGHLLITKGAPEETMAICTSVEKNGIVTRLTDADREQILGLYNNQSREGFRTLAVCYRTMTVDQSRYSAGDEQEMTMLGLVTFIDPPKESAKESVKLLAASGIELKILTGDDELVTQKTCELIGLAVKGVLSGNQIEDMDQETLSRVVGNITIFSRMTPVQKNRVMNSLKRNGHVVGFMGDGINDAPSIREADVGISVENAVDIAKESADIILLKNDLRVLHEGVLEGRKTFSNTMKYILMGTSSNFGNMFSVAGASFFLGFLPMLPIQILLNNLLYDISESTIPTDNVDESYLGTPKKWDIEFIKKFIFAFGPISSIFDFITFFILLFIFKADAALFQTAWFIESICTQTLIIFVIRTRIVPFYKSRPSMLLLASTLVIVAIACILPFTVIGTLFGFVHPPVSFFAVLAGLVIGYLILVELTKKWFYRRYSLFIERKREMPNSH is encoded by the coding sequence ATGGGTACTGACTCAAAAAATGGTATACAATCCGGTGCGAACTTCCACACCCTTCCGATTGAAGATCTGTACTCAGCGCTCACTTCATCTGCAGAAGGACTGACCACCGGGGAGGCCGAAACACAGAGGCTGCAGTATGGACGAAATGATATCTCAGGTAAGAAAAAGCATTCAGCACTTCTCCAGTTTTTAGAACAATTCACCAATCCTCTTGTTCTCATCCTGCTGTTTGCCGCTCTGATCTCAATAACGGTTGGCGAGGTCACCAATGCGGTGATCATCATCAGTATTATTCTGATCAGTGTCGTTCTCGATTTTTTCCAGAGATACAAGGCAGAAAATGCTGCAGCGTTGCTGATAAAAAAGATCATCACTCAGGCAAGTGTGCAGAGGGATGGAGAAGAGCAGGAGATCCCCATTGGCGACCTGGTCCCTGGTGACCTCATCTCACTCACAGCAGGGGATATGATCCCTGCCGATGCCAGGTTGCTCACTGCACGAGATTTTTTTGTCAATGAATCGTCACTGACCGGTGAACCGTACCCCGTCTCCAAGAGTGAAACACTTCAGGATCCAGGAAAACCTCTGGCCCAGGCAGATAATTATGTATTTCTCGGGACCTCGGTCATTAGCGGAACTGCACGGGCCATCATTACCAAAACCGGACTTTCCACAGAATACGGAAAGATAGCGAAGACGCTGGTTGAGCGACCTCCTGAGACTGATTTTGAGCACGGGCTCAAACAGTTCAGTTACCTGATGTCAAAGTTTGTCTTCAGCCTCGTCATCCTGGTATTCTTTGTCAATGCACTCTTCAAGCAGGACATCCTTCAGTCACTTCTCTTCTCGGTGGCCCTTGCCGTCGGCATGACACCCGAACTTCTCCCGATGATCCTGTCCTTGAATATGACAAAGGGAGCCATTGCCATGTCGACGAAGGGGGCCATCGTCAAGCACCCGGAATCGATCCAGAACTTCGGAAGCATGGATGTGCTCTGTACCGATAAAACGGGTACGTTGACGGATAATAAGATCGCCCTCATGAAACATCTGGACACCGGGGGAAATGACAGTGAAAAGGTTCTGCTCTTCTCGTATATCAACAGTTATTTCCATACTGGTCTGAAGAATACCCTCGACGAGGCGATCATCGCCTTTCAACCAGAAGATCTCGGAACATATCGGAAGATTGATGAGATTCCCTTCGATTTCATTCGCCGGCGAACATCAGTGGTGGTATCCGGAGCATCAGGTCACCTGCTGATCACAAAAGGGGCACCAGAGGAGACCATGGCGATATGCACCTCTGTGGAAAAGAACGGTATCGTCACCAGGTTGACCGATGCCGATCGGGAACAGATTCTTGGGTTATATAATAATCAGAGCAGGGAAGGGTTCCGGACACTTGCTGTATGCTACCGCACCATGACAGTGGATCAGAGCCGGTATTCAGCCGGCGATGAGCAGGAGATGACCATGTTAGGGCTCGTCACCTTCATCGATCCCCCAAAGGAGAGTGCAAAGGAATCGGTGAAGTTATTGGCCGCATCAGGCATAGAATTGAAGATTCTTACCGGCGACGACGAACTCGTCACCCAGAAGACCTGTGAACTGATCGGCCTGGCGGTCAAGGGTGTGCTCTCGGGCAATCAGATAGAAGATATGGATCAGGAGACCCTCTCCCGAGTGGTGGGGAATATTACGATCTTCTCCCGAATGACCCCGGTTCAGAAGAACCGTGTCATGAACTCCCTGAAACGAAATGGCCATGTCGTCGGTTTCATGGGTGACGGTATCAACGACGCCCCGTCGATCCGGGAGGCGGACGTCGGGATCTCGGTTGAGAACGCGGTGGACATCGCAAAGGAATCAGCAGACATCATTCTCCTCAAGAATGATCTCCGAGTCCTGCACGAGGGAGTGCTGGAAGGAAGGAAGACATTCAGCAATACGATGAAGTATATCCTGATGGGCACGAGTTCGAACTTCGGGAATATGTTCAGCGTGGCCGGGGCATCATTCTTCCTCGGGTTCCTCCCCATGCTCCCTATTCAGATTCTGCTCAATAATCTCCTCTATGACATATCGGAATCCACCATTCCAACCGACAATGTCGATGAATCCTATCTCGGTACACCGAAGAAATGGGACATTGAATTTATTAAAAAATTTATCTTTGCCTTCGGCCCGATCAGTTCCATCTTCGACTTCATCACGTTCTTTATCCTGCTCTTCATCTTCAAAGCTGATGCAGCACTCTTTCAGACCGCATGGTTTATCGAATCGATCTGCACCCAGACTCTGATCATTTTTGTGATCAGGACCAGGATCGTTCCTTTCTATAAGAGCAGACCGAGTATGCTTCTCCTTGCGAGCACCCTGGTGATCGTGGCCATCGCCTGTATCCTCCCCTTTACCGTCATAGGAACGCTCTTTGGTTTCGTCCATCCTCCTGTGTCGTTCTTTGCAGTACTTGCCGGACTGGTCATCGGATATCTCATCCTTGTTGAACTGACGAAGAAGTGGTTCTACAGGAGATATTCTCTCTTCATTGAGAGAAAGAGAGAGATGCCCAATTCCCATTAA